The DNA sequence AATGGGCTGTCGTTGTTGTGGGGACTGTCGGGGCTGTCGAAGCTGCTTTGCAAATCCACGCGCGACGTGTCGTTCAAGCGGCGCATTGCGATGTACCTGCGCATAACTAACGGGAAGCGTACTGTGGATAAGAACACCGATGAGTATAACAGAACTAAGTAAACGTTTAACCGAACTAGGTAAACGTTTAACCGCGAGCGCACTCACTGGACGGTTAACGACGTGTGGACATTTACGAAGGGATAGCAGGCTGCTTACTGACGATAAATACTCGCGAAATAAACATAGCGAGTTGTTAACGAAACGTAAACAGCATCGTATACGGTCCAATGAGAATCTACGATCCGACAAGAATCTACGGTTCAACAAAAATCGCCTCTCTCAAAAACTGGGTGCCTTTAGATTGCCCAACTCTCCTGTTTTTATCGTCATTCGTTTATACACATGCTAAATGGTTCACATAGCAAGTTATCCACTGTTTTATCCACATTATCCACAGATTTTTGAGTATTTCGGAGGGATATGCTGTGGATAACAGCTTTGTACGCCCCAGTTGTTTCTTCGTTGTTTTCCACAATATCCACAACATCCACTTTCAACTGTTGACAGATTACCCACAACGATATGTTCGTTATTTTGTTCGCAAAATAAAAAAACAGGGATAAATTTGGCCTGTAGCGAATTGAGATATATAATTTTTTAGAGTACAAAAAACCCGAGGCTCTAAACGAGAGAGAGCCCCGGGTCAGCGTTTAAATCCCAACTCGCGGTGATTCCTTTCTTTTTCCACGCGTAGTAGCCGGCGGCAGCGATCATCGCCGCATTGTCGGTGCATAACGCAAGAGGCGGGATGTGCAGTGTTACGGCACTAGCCTTCGCGCGCGCTGTTAACTGTTCGCGCAAGCCGCGATTGGCAGAGACACCCCCTGCGACTAGCAACTGCTTGACGCCTGTCGCGCGGACGGCGCGAAACGTCTTTTCTATGAGCACCTCTGAGACGGCTTCCTGAAAACTGGCGGCGACATCGGCGGCAAACCGTTGCTTGGCGCTTCCGCCCTCGGGATGGCCGTTTTTTTGTGCCGTCATTCGTTCGTGCGGTACATCGTTCCGTTTGTGTCGTTCATGCTGTTCGTTTCGTTCCTTCGGCAACCCGGTCCGCGCCTCTGCTCCTAGTCCATGCTCTTTTTCCCAGCGGGCAACGGTCTGCATGACAGCAGTCTTCAAGCCGCTAAAACTAAAATCGAGCGACTCCGGCTCCAACCACGCCCGTGGAAACGTGTACGTAGCCGTTCCTTTATGCGCGAGCTCGTCCACTTGCGGTCCTCCCGGATACGGCAGGTCTAACAGCCGCGCCACTTTGTCGTACGCTTCCCCGGCCGCGTCGTCCCGCGTTTGCCCGAGACGCGTAAACGAGTAGTGATCCTCCATATAAATGAGCTCCGTATGTCCCCCCGAGACGACGAGGGCGACGAGCGGGAATTGCATCTCGCCTACGAGCTGGTTAGCGTAAATGTGGCCGGCAATATGGTGTACGGGAATGAGTGGTAACTGACGCGCAAAGGCAAGAGCCTTCGCAGTATTCACTCCGATCAGTAAGGCCCCGACAAGACCGGGACCTTGGGTGACCGCCACCGCGTCGATCTGCGCCAGCGTAAGCTCCGCCTGCGCTAGCGCCTCTTCTAACAACACTGTGATCGCTTCGACATGATGGCGGGAGGCCACTTCCGGTACGACGCCACCAAATTTCCGGTGAATGTCGATTTGTGATGACACGACATTGCTGAGTAGCTTCCGTCCACCTTGCACGACGGCAACCGCCGTCTCGTCACAACTCGTCTCAATCCCCAAAATGTTCGTCATCTAATGTCACCCACATAATCCATGCATCTTCACGGTCGTCCGCGTAATAATTTGGCCGCGTCCCCTCGTGTTGAAACCCTAACTTCCGGTACAACTTTAGAGCAACGGTATTCGAAGGCCGCACTTCTAACGTCATTTTATCTGCCCCTTTCGCTTTCGCGAGCACCATGACGTAACACATGAGTTTTTCCCCAAGTTTGTGACCGCGAAAAGCGGGATGGATCGCGATGTTCGTAATGTGTGCTTCGTCAAAGATGACCCACATCCCACAATAACCGACGACGCACTCGCCACACGTTGCGACCGTATATTGGGCAAACTGGTTTTGCTCCAGTTCGTAGTGAAAAGCGTCCTCAGACCACGGTGTCGTAAACGATAGCCTTTCAATTTCTGCTAGTGCGGGTATGTCTCGCGCCTCCAGCGGCCGGAAGGCAAAGTCTCCTACGGAAAACTCGCTACGTGTGCAGTCGTTCAGTTTTTGCTGGCGCGGTTCTGTCGGTTCCAATTCCGCTCGGCCTCCGTTGCTTGCAAATAGTTTGGAGCGAAGCGGTGTACGTCGTCGCTACCGTTTACCCGCCATTTTTCGATCGCCAACAGGCCGACCGCCGCTGGGCGAACCGTATCGTCAAGCGCGCTCGCAAAGAAGGCTCGCTCGCCTAATTGAGCCGCGATCGATGCGCGGTACGCTTTGGCTCCGTCGCCTAAAAAGAGGCACGGCCCGTCTGTACGGCGAGCTAACTCGTCGATCCACGCGTCGAGCGGCGTCACGCGTTCCGCCAAGTGGCACGTCGGCGAGAGGTGCATCTGTTGCCCTTCAGACATGGCCGTGTACGCAAACTGATAACAACCCGTATACACGCGCTCGCGGCGCGCATCCCACATCGGAACGACGTATCCGTTAAACGAGCGCCCATTCGCGGCGAGTGCGGCTAAACTAGAAATGCCGATGAGCGGAACGTCGAGCGACCATGCGAGTGTTTTGGCCGTCGTCACCCCGATGCGTACGCCGGTATAGGAGCCCGGTCCTCGTGTGACGGCAATGCCGTCGATCTGCGACATCGTACGCTCAGTTTCTTGCAGCAGACGGTCAATCGCCGGCAACAGCCGTTCCGTATGGTGCCGCCGCTGCGCGGTCGTCCGCTCTCCCAAGAGAGTGTCGGCGCTCATGACGGCGACGCCCAACACGGACGTGCACGTGTCGATCACTAACCAATTCACGTTAGGGACAACTCCTTCAACCGTTCGCTCCAACGGCCGTCGGGTGCCTTGATGTCGATGCGCCGTAGGCCGTCCACTTTGACCGCGAAATGAATATGTAAGGCGTCGTCCGGCAAGTAATCCCCTAACCGCTCGGGCCACTCGACGACCGACACCCCGTCCCCGCAAAAATATTCCTCAATCCCTAATTCCAATGCTTCTTCTTCCGCTGACAGACGATAAAGGTCCATATGATAGAAAGGCAGCCGCCCTTCGTATTCTTTAATGAGTGTAAACGTCGGGCTATTCACTTGTTCCGTCACTCCGAGAGCTGTCGCAAACCCTTGTGTAAATGTCGTTTTTCCCGCCCCGAGATGCCCTGTTAGCGCGAGGACGTCTCCGGGCTGGACGATTGCGGCCAAGCGCTCCGCTTGTCGGTGCGTGTCGTCGACGGAAGCACTCTCTACCGTAAGATGTATCATCGTTTCTCCCTTTCACTCTCGTCCCGGCACTCGCCGCCCTTCGTTTACGTGCAGCGGCGGCGGGTCACGTTGTTACGACGAACGGCGTATTTGCTTGTCCGTCCGTTTCCATCTTATTATAACTGTTCGCCTTAAGGCAATCCATACGCGTATAAAGTACGAGAGAAGTGCCACAGCCATGAGAGGCAAAGAAATGTGCAACGATGTCGCGGTGGTCTAAAGCTGCCTTACCTCGTTAGGTGTGCGAACACGTGTTGCAACTGCTGCTTCACTTCTGTAGCACTTTGGATCCGCTCGGCGGGCTGCTGTTGGATGAGCTGGTGTACGCATTGCAGGAGCGCCTGCGGTAAATCGCGGCGCAAAGCGGCTAACGGCTGGTTCCCCGCATACACATACTTCCCGCCACTCAATAAATAGTAGAGCATCGCGCCGAGGGAAAAAAGATCAGCCCTTGAATCAGTTTGCACTTTTTCAAACTGTTCCGGCGCGGCAAATCCGTTCGTCCCCAGCTGGACCGTATCGTGACTTTTGTTCGCGTGAAACGTGCGTGCTGTTCCAAAATCGATCAAGCGGGCTTTGCCCCCTCTGTCGACGATGACATTACCCGGTTTTAAATCGCGGTAGACGATTGGCTCAGGTTTGCGCGTGTGTAAGTAGTGCAGCACATCGCACAGTTGCAGCGCATACGCAATGACCTCCTCATCGGGTAACTGCTTGTCTGCTGCACGAAACCGTGCCAAAAGTGTTTCTCCGGCAATATACTCCTGCACGAGATACGAATACTCCCCATCCGGAGCGGCAAAGAAATCTGCAATGAGGGGGAGCTGGGGATGATCCAACGTACTCAAACACTGCGCTTCTACGACGAGGCGCTTCGCCCCTGGGGTAGCCGTGCGCGCTTCTTTTAACGCCCAGTACGTTTGTGGCAAACGGCGGTCCTCAGCCAAGTAAACGGTCGCCATCCCCCCCACACCGAGTACGGACAATACCCGGTACCGGTCTTTTAGGACATCGCCTCGCTGTAAGTGGACATCGTAAGTATCCAACTACTTTCAGCTCCTACACTTTTTTCGCTATCGACGGCAAATAATTGTTCACTACTGTTTGTTTTGGATAGATAACGCATGCGATTGACCCGCGTAAATGTGGCGTAGCAAAGCGACGGTAATGTTGTCGGTCGATCCACTCCAGCGGGCGTAACGCGTCAGTTTGTCGCAGACGCTTTGGAAGCGCGTATAGCGCTCCTCTAACGCTTCCAGCATGAAGCGAATCTCCTCATCCGAATATACCGAGTAATAGCCGTCTGTGCACAGTAAAAAAATGTCATGCGGTTGGTAAATGCCCCGCGTCTGATACGGAACCACCCCTTGTTCCAGTCCGAGACACTGTACCAGCACGTTGCGCTTGGTGTGTACCCGGGCTTCTTCCTTCGTCATTTGCCCCAACCTCACTTGCGCTTGTACCCACGAATGATCTTCGGTCAATTGGGTGATGTAGCCGTCGCTTGTCAGAATTTCCGTCTCCTCGAGAAAGACAGGCTCGGCGGCAGCAATGCTTTCTTGGGAAAGGCGACGCACGTATGATTGAAACGAATGACTTCGGCCGCTACTTCGGTAAATGCGACTGTCGCCGATGTGAAAAATGACGTACTCGCCTTTATAAAGCAACAAGGCCGATAAGGTCGTTCCCAGTTTCTGGCGCATCTTCTGTCCGATCTCTAGTAGACGTTCATTAATGTTGTACACGCACGTGTTTAGTTCGACCGCAATTTTTTTAATAAATTGCTGTTGCTTTAATAGCTTTGGCAGGCGTTCGTACCACCACATTTCGATCATGGCGACAGCTGTCTGACTCGCTAAGTCGCCCCCTTCGTAGCCCCCCATACCGTCCGCTACGACAGCAATCGCCACTTCGTCTCCCGCCGGATCGGCCATCGCCCGCACAAACACTGCGTCTTCATTCACTTTTCTTACAGCACCCGCATCTGTCGCCAACCCGATCTGCCAATGCGCAAAGTTCGTCCCGCTCATGTTTTTTCACCACTTACTACATAAATTACTGTTACAAATGACGACTAAAAACAACGGTTAAACATAACGACACCGATCGCCAGCTGCCTACTATCCCACGCGATCGGTGTCGTCCCGCTACCGTACCTCACTATTCGATCTGGAACGTATACACCACGCGGCCAATCTTGATCGAATCGCCTGTTTTCAGCGCATATATTTTGTACGGCACCATTTGCTCGTCGTTTAACTTACTTCCGTTTTTTGATCCGACGTCTTTCACCCCGTACAAATCGCCTATGCGAATAAACTCGAGGTGCTGACGAGAGACACCGATCGAATCCTCGACGTACTGGCACTTTTGCGGATGGCGCCCGACTGTAAAATGATCGCGATCGATCGCGACGCGCTCCACGTCTTCCCCACGTTTCACTTCGAGAAAAGGTACACTGTGCGGCAATGCGTAAGCGTCACCCGCGTCGTCCTCTTCATCGCCGAGAATGACGGTCGGATCGTCTTGTCCAGCGGTCGCTTCGCCCTGTCCTGCGGTCGCTTCGCCTTGTTTGGGCATACGCTTGGCCTTACGTTCGGGCATACTGTCACGCTCACCTGCCGCCGACACATCTACTGGCACATCAATTTGTTGCTTCCGGGTGGCGTCTGCAGGGTCTGTGGGTACATCTGCAGGGACTGAGGATACGGCCGACGCTTTCGATGCAACATCGCGGGAAGCCGGCTTTTCCGCGGATTGATTCGCCAAATGAACGGGTGAAGGCGTTCCTTCCGCCGAAGCGTTCGCAGAATTAGCGTGAATCGTTCTCATCGCCGCGGCGTCCGCCAAATCACTATGAGACGATCCTTGTCCATCGGAGGCACTCACTGAACCAGAAGCAGGTGCTGTCTTTTCCACAGGAAGCTCTGTCTGCGCTTCAGCCGTGGCCGCCACTTCTGCTTGCACAGATCCCTCAGATCCCTCGGAACCCTCGAATCCCTCGTCCGCTACGACGCGGTCTCCTGTCGATGTCACACCGCCCTGTCGCTCCGCTGCTTGCTTCTCTGCTTGAAACCGTTCAGCAGGGCTGGAAGTCGGTGTCGACTGTGGTGACGTAGGTTGATACGACATTGGCTGGGACGTTGACTGCGACAATGGCTGCGCTCGTTGCGGAGTTTCTAGTTCTGGAGTCCCCAGTGTCCCCGTATGCGGTTGCGGTACGTGCGTTGTGCCTTGCTGCCCCACACCGACGGTCGGTTGTTGTGCCGCATGAGGTTGCCGGCCTACCGGCGTAGCAGGAACAACATCTCTTGCCAGCGACTGCGCGGTCTCCTGTCCAAGCGCCTCCGTGGATCTCTGCTGCTCTACAGAGGCGACAGCTTCTTCCTCTAACGAAGTCAATGGTACTTCCGGCCCGTCAGCACCCGCTGCTGCCACAACGTCTCCTCCGCCGCCTTTTTGCCAAATTTTAAAAATGACGTAGCCGTTAATGGCAATGACGAGCACAGCGACGACGGCAAGTAACAAGAAGTCTTCTTCAGCCGGCTGATCGGTTGCTATAAAAACAAGCGCGATCGCAAGTACGGCCGATACGAGTAAAAGTAACTTTTCCCTACGCCCGAACGAGGAAGCCACCGCACCTGTCGGGTCGTCGCTTCCTTTTCCCTTCTTCACCGCTTTTTCCTTGCCTGACGCTTTATCTTTCTGTTTATCTTTCTTTCTACGTTTTTTCTTCTTACCCGAACGGTCGCTGGCATCGTCGCGTACGTTTTGTGCGGCAGTGACGGCAGGTTCTGCAGCCGGAGCCGCCTCTCGCGATGCTTGTCCCCCCGTTGCGCTATTTGTTTGCAACTGCAAAAGTAACGCTTTAAGTCCGCTTAAGCTGAAACTAGAGTCGTTCGTATAGGTGGCGATTTCTTGGTGTGCTCTACTCGGCATGCCTTCGACACCGTGCGCCAATCGTAACAGCAACGCTTTTAGCTCGTCGTACATTGGCGCTTTGTTTTCGAGCGTTTGCAGCGGTAAGTACGTGACGAACAGTTCATTGACATCTTTGCCAATGTATATAAAGTCCTCCAGTAACACGTACTGCTGGTCACTCAGCATGTACATGGTACTTTCTTCGAGTGTCACCACAAGATGCAATAGGAGCGCATAATATTCGTATGTGGAGAGCCTTTTTTCTTGCAAATAGCGAGATAACGGCCGCTTACCAGCAATGTTGTAGTGAAAACGGATGTTAAAGTCGATGTCCTCTACTTTCAACGGCAACAGGCGCGGAATGTCGTTCGACTGGATCATCTTGACTTGAATCGGTACTAAGTCATCGTTACTAAACCCTTGCGCCTCGTCTTTTGACACGACCATGTAATGCCCGTTTTGTTGAATGAAACTGCAATGTAAGTTGTACACAGACGTTTGCATAAACAAGTCCCCCAAAGTTACAAAGTAAACCAATATGTCGTGGCGACACCAGGTAACACCGCATACATGAACGGAAAGCGCGTCGTTTTCCCGACGCTAAATTCTAACGCCTTAAAATCGCGTGCGAGCCATTTCATGAACACCTGCATAAACGCGTTCACCACGCGGAGCATGATTTTACGCGAAAATAGCAACAAAACAATACCGATGATTCCAGCGTAAACGATCGCATACATCATGTCGTAAAGTGCGTGTTCCACGCCGACGAGCGCGCCAATGCCAGCAAACAGTTTTACATCACCGCCCGCGACAGCTTTAAAGAAGTACAAAAGTAACAGCAGACCACCGCCAGCGAGCATACCGAGGCCGGAAAAAATGAGGCCGTCGATGCCGCCTACGATTAGGTGGTAAACGAGCCCGGTAGCTACCGCCCCCATCGTGAGCCAGTTAGGGATTTTATACCACTTCACATCCCAGACAAAGGCGACAATCAAGTAAGCGATGAGTAAATAATCGTGTAATTGCACGTGCTACATTCCCCCCTTACTTACCGATCCACAACCGCTCGCTCACTTGCTTGCGGAGCTTAAGTTCCTTATTGATGAACGGCGCATTAATTTTTAGCTTGTATTCAACTGTTAGTTTGAGGTAGGGCTGTGAGCCGTTTAAATTTGGAACGGTAAGGTCGGTCACTTTTACTTTATCTTTCTTAAAAAAGTCGTCGTTAGCGTACTCAGCAAATTTGTCCTGCATGATCGATGTTAGTAGTGCTTTAGACTGGTTAGTAAAAATTTCTTGTGCGGATCCTTTGCCGAATAGTTGAATGACTTTATCCAACAGTTTCTTTACGTGATCAAGATTTAATACGCCGGCTGTGCCCTCCTTAATTTTATCATCGATAGTTTTGTTCGCTTTCCCCCATACGACGCTTGCAGGGTAAGCGTGGGTTGCAATGAGCCCCGCTGTGTCTGAAGCAGCGTGGTTGAGGGCAACTTCTGCAATGGCCAAGCGAATCATCGTGATGAGTAACATGACGAACAGGAGAAAAACAGGTAAAAGCATAGCTGCTTCGAGTGTCATACTGCCATCGGATTCGCGGCGGAATGTGCGTAGACGGCTCACGCTGTCGGTGATGATCATGATCTATCCCCCTTTACTAGTAGCTTTTGATTCCTTACTTTACTTCACTTGCGTCAAACTCCCATTCGACCTTGTTCATGACAACTCCTAAACCTTGACCAAATACAAGCTTATAGGTCTTCCCTTTTCTAATTTCGAATAGGAGCTCGCCATCTGTCGATTCATAGGGCGATAACTTCCCTTTTAATAACTTCACACCGCCTACTACATCTGCTACGTTATCAAAATATGACCCATCTACTTCTATATTTGATCCTTGAACAGCACTTGCTTCAAGAATTTTCTTACCCACATTCTTCACTGTCACGTCAACAATCAAATAGACCTCTTCTATCGATTCCCTACCCCCTACTTCATCGGCATATTTCGCGGAATTAAGCGTTACTTCATATTTTCCCGCGGTGCTCTCGATTAAGGCAGTCTCCCCCATCTTTAACCCGGACTGACTTTTAACATCACCAGACGGTAGGTCACCAGAAGTTTCGTCAGCATCCCCATCCTCGTCAGCCGTACCATCACTTTCATCCTGAGCACCCTCCGATCCGTCAACCGTTTTGTTATCTTTTGTTGTTTCAGCAGACGGTTTGTCTCCCTGCACCTTACCCCCACCCGCTTCTTCACCGCCGGAAGAACATCCGACGATGAAGAAAAGGAAGAGGGTGAGTACGAATATCATCTCTAAAATATATCTCTTCACTCGTAATCCCCCTTAAGCAACTTCCTACAGCAAGGATCTGTTTACTTTACTTCGCTACCGTCAAATTCGAATTCTACTTTGTTCATGACGGTGCCTAAACCTTCCCCGAATACGAGTCTATAATTCCCTGTTTTCTCAATATCAAATAGCAATTCGCCACTAGCCGATTTACCAGGGGCTAAATCACCCTTAAGCGCTTTTATACCCTTGACTAAATCAGCCTGATTATCGTAAGCAATTTTCTCTTCAGTAAAGACCTTTGATCCCTGAACCTCACTCGCATCAAAATTCTTATCTCCAACATTTTTCACAGTCACATCTAAAATGAGAAAAACATCTTCAAATGGCTCCTCGTCCCCAACCTTATTTGCATACTTTGCCGAGTTTAGTGTTATTTCATTTTTGCCTACTGCGCTCTCAATAAGTCCTGTCTCGCCAATTTTCAATCCAAGCTGATCTTTGACATCACCAGACGGTAATTCTCCGTCATCCTCATCGTCCGGATCTTCTTTAGCGGACAACCCATCTTCTTTTTCTTGTTGTTCGCCTGATCCTTTGGACTTTCCTTTATCTTTTGCTTGATCCTTGGTTCCATCTGAAGCCTGCGTATCACCAGAATCCTTCTTACTAGCTCCCTCACCACCAGAACAACCAACGAGTAGAATAAGACTAAAAACTAACACCAACATCACCTTAAACATACGTTGCATACAATCTCTCCTCTCGGTTAATAAGAATAAACTGACTCCTTCGTAATTTCATACTTCCCATCCCTCACTCTACCTGACACCATCTCCGCAATGTGAGGTAGAAACCACAAGTCGACAGAAGCTTTTACCCGCGCCTTCACATACGTCGGCCGCTTCGTAAGATCAGATTTTGATCTATGTTCGATAACGGCAAGCACCCTTTGCATCTGACTACCTCTTGGGTGAAGGAAGAAAAAGACTCGTAGGTAATCTTTGTAACCGAAC is a window from the Numidum massiliense genome containing:
- the tsaD gene encoding tRNA (adenosine(37)-N6)-threonylcarbamoyltransferase complex transferase subunit TsaD gives rise to the protein MTNILGIETSCDETAVAVVQGGRKLLSNVVSSQIDIHRKFGGVVPEVASRHHVEAITVLLEEALAQAELTLAQIDAVAVTQGPGLVGALLIGVNTAKALAFARQLPLIPVHHIAGHIYANQLVGEMQFPLVALVVSGGHTELIYMEDHYSFTRLGQTRDDAAGEAYDKVARLLDLPYPGGPQVDELAHKGTATYTFPRAWLEPESLDFSFSGLKTAVMQTVARWEKEHGLGAEARTGLPKERNEQHERHKRNDVPHERMTAQKNGHPEGGSAKQRFAADVAASFQEAVSEVLIEKTFRAVRATGVKQLLVAGGVSANRGLREQLTARAKASAVTLHIPPLALCTDNAAMIAAAGYYAWKKKGITASWDLNADPGLSLV
- the rimI gene encoding ribosomal protein S18-alanine N-acetyltransferase, encoding MNDCTRSEFSVGDFAFRPLEARDIPALAEIERLSFTTPWSEDAFHYELEQNQFAQYTVATCGECVVGYCGMWVIFDEAHITNIAIHPAFRGHKLGEKLMCYVMVLAKAKGADKMTLEVRPSNTVALKLYRKLGFQHEGTRPNYYADDREDAWIMWVTLDDEHFGD
- a CDS encoding DUF4352 domain-containing protein, which gives rise to MQRMFKVMLVLVFSLILLVGCSGGEGASKKDSGDTQASDGTKDQAKDKGKSKGSGEQQEKEDGLSAKEDPDDEDDGELPSGDVKDQLGLKIGETGLIESAVGKNEITLNSAKYANKVGDEEPFEDVFLILDVTVKNVGDKNFDASEVQGSKVFTEEKIAYDNQADLVKGIKALKGDLAPGKSASGELLFDIEKTGNYRLVFGEGLGTVMNKVEFEFDGSEVK
- a CDS encoding PP2C family protein-serine/threonine phosphatase: MSGTNFAHWQIGLATDAGAVRKVNEDAVFVRAMADPAGDEVAIAVVADGMGGYEGGDLASQTAVAMIEMWWYERLPKLLKQQQFIKKIAVELNTCVYNINERLLEIGQKMRQKLGTTLSALLLYKGEYVIFHIGDSRIYRSSGRSHSFQSYVRRLSQESIAAAEPVFLEETEILTSDGYITQLTEDHSWVQAQVRLGQMTKEEARVHTKRNVLVQCLGLEQGVVPYQTRGIYQPHDIFLLCTDGYYSVYSDEEIRFMLEALEERYTRFQSVCDKLTRYARWSGSTDNITVALLRHIYAGQSHALSIQNKQ
- a CDS encoding serine/threonine protein kinase: MDTYDVHLQRGDVLKDRYRVLSVLGVGGMATVYLAEDRRLPQTYWALKEARTATPGAKRLVVEAQCLSTLDHPQLPLIADFFAAPDGEYSYLVQEYIAGETLLARFRAADKQLPDEEVIAYALQLCDVLHYLHTRKPEPIVYRDLKPGNVIVDRGGKARLIDFGTARTFHANKSHDTVQLGTNGFAAPEQFEKVQTDSRADLFSLGAMLYYLLSGGKYVYAGNQPLAALRRDLPQALLQCVHQLIQQQPAERIQSATEVKQQLQHVFAHLTR
- the tsaB gene encoding tRNA (adenosine(37)-N6)-threonylcarbamoyltransferase complex dimerization subunit type 1 TsaB codes for the protein MNWLVIDTCTSVLGVAVMSADTLLGERTTAQRRHHTERLLPAIDRLLQETERTMSQIDGIAVTRGPGSYTGVRIGVTTAKTLAWSLDVPLIGISSLAALAANGRSFNGYVVPMWDARRERVYTGCYQFAYTAMSEGQQMHLSPTCHLAERVTPLDAWIDELARRTDGPCLFLGDGAKAYRASIAAQLGERAFFASALDDTVRPAAVGLLAIEKWRVNGSDDVHRFAPNYLQATEAERNWNRQNRASKN
- a CDS encoding TadE/TadG family type IV pilus assembly protein; the protein is MIITDSVSRLRTFRRESDGSMTLEAAMLLPVFLLFVMLLITMIRLAIAEVALNHAASDTAGLIATHAYPASVVWGKANKTIDDKIKEGTAGVLNLDHVKKLLDKVIQLFGKGSAQEIFTNQSKALLTSIMQDKFAEYANDDFFKKDKVKVTDLTVPNLNGSQPYLKLTVEYKLKINAPFINKELKLRKQVSERLWIGK
- a CDS encoding DUF6382 domain-containing protein; this translates as MQTSVYNLHCSFIQQNGHYMVVSKDEAQGFSNDDLVPIQVKMIQSNDIPRLLPLKVEDIDFNIRFHYNIAGKRPLSRYLQEKRLSTYEYYALLLHLVVTLEESTMYMLSDQQYVLLEDFIYIGKDVNELFVTYLPLQTLENKAPMYDELKALLLRLAHGVEGMPSRAHQEIATYTNDSSFSLSGLKALLLQLQTNSATGGQASREAAPAAEPAVTAAQNVRDDASDRSGKKKKRRKKDKQKDKASGKEKAVKKGKGSDDPTGAVASSFGRREKLLLLVSAVLAIALVFIATDQPAEEDFLLLAVVAVLVIAINGYVIFKIWQKGGGGDVVAAAGADGPEVPLTSLEEEAVASVEQQRSTEALGQETAQSLARDVVPATPVGRQPHAAQQPTVGVGQQGTTHVPQPHTGTLGTPELETPQRAQPLSQSTSQPMSYQPTSPQSTPTSSPAERFQAEKQAAERQGGVTSTGDRVVADEGFEGSEGSEGSVQAEVAATAEAQTELPVEKTAPASGSVSASDGQGSSHSDLADAAAMRTIHANSANASAEGTPSPVHLANQSAEKPASRDVASKASAVSSVPADVPTDPADATRKQQIDVPVDVSAAGERDSMPERKAKRMPKQGEATAGQGEATAGQDDPTVILGDEEDDAGDAYALPHSVPFLEVKRGEDVERVAIDRDHFTVGRHPQKCQYVEDSIGVSRQHLEFIRIGDLYGVKDVGSKNGSKLNDEQMVPYKIYALKTGDSIKIGRVVYTFQIE
- a CDS encoding DUF4352 domain-containing protein — encoded protein: MKRYILEMIFVLTLFLFFIVGCSSGGEEAGGGKVQGDKPSAETTKDNKTVDGSEGAQDESDGTADEDGDADETSGDLPSGDVKSQSGLKMGETALIESTAGKYEVTLNSAKYADEVGGRESIEEVYLIVDVTVKNVGKKILEASAVQGSNIEVDGSYFDNVADVVGGVKLLKGKLSPYESTDGELLFEIRKGKTYKLVFGQGLGVVMNKVEWEFDASEVK
- the tsaE gene encoding tRNA (adenosine(37)-N6)-threonylcarbamoyltransferase complex ATPase subunit type 1 TsaE, with translation MIHLTVESASVDDTHRQAERLAAIVQPGDVLALTGHLGAGKTTFTQGFATALGVTEQVNSPTFTLIKEYEGRLPFYHMDLYRLSAEEEALELGIEEYFCGDGVSVVEWPERLGDYLPDDALHIHFAVKVDGLRRIDIKAPDGRWSERLKELSLT
- a CDS encoding A24 family peptidase, with protein sequence MQLHDYLLIAYLIVAFVWDVKWYKIPNWLTMGAVATGLVYHLIVGGIDGLIFSGLGMLAGGGLLLLLYFFKAVAGGDVKLFAGIGALVGVEHALYDMMYAIVYAGIIGIVLLLFSRKIMLRVVNAFMQVFMKWLARDFKALEFSVGKTTRFPFMYAVLPGVATTYWFTL